In Amycolatopsis coloradensis, one genomic interval encodes:
- a CDS encoding NUDIX hydrolase has translation MDLLPFDDYVRSLNRKRMSAGALYRDEDDRVLIVEPSYKEHWDIPGGACDQGEPPWRTAAREIREELGITRPLGQLIVIDYIPADDRMPEGLAFIFDGGLISADDVARLDITDPEIVSVNLMSLDDAAPKLKPILARRVAAALDAAHSGRLVICEDGCPVGS, from the coding sequence GTGGATCTCCTGCCGTTCGACGACTACGTGCGCTCGCTCAACCGGAAACGAATGTCCGCCGGCGCCCTCTACCGCGACGAGGACGACCGGGTATTGATCGTGGAGCCGTCCTACAAAGAGCATTGGGACATCCCCGGCGGCGCCTGCGACCAAGGGGAGCCGCCGTGGCGCACCGCTGCCCGTGAGATCCGGGAAGAACTCGGCATCACCCGGCCGCTTGGTCAGCTGATCGTCATCGACTACATCCCCGCCGACGACCGCATGCCCGAAGGACTCGCGTTCATCTTCGACGGCGGTCTGATCAGCGCCGACGACGTTGCGCGGCTCGACATCACCGACCCCGAGATCGTCTCTGTCAACCTGATGTCGCTCGACGACGCCGCACCCAAGCTGAAGCCGATCCTCGCTCGCCGGGTCGCCGCCGCACTGGACGCCGCCCATTCCGGCCGACTGGTGATCTGCGAAGACGGATGCCCCGTCGGGAGTTAG
- a CDS encoding helix-turn-helix domain-containing protein — protein MTGDTRTPFAENLARFRKGRNLSQEQLAEAAGVGIDTVARIEQGIRATCRPKTLRSLATALGVTVDALLGAAPEQHSRDVDVMPLRRAITADSRIPGLDDFAESREVLPLSELTTSAHSTWRAYVDGHHAELLHALPAVLTDARRIVRDAHDEERAGAHRVLSTAYRLGAGIAGRLGLDDLAFTAATRALDAATESDAPEVEAAISLRYLAWTLVRQGRAEEAERVATEAAAVIEPRMLDRDPVRAGVFGNLLFNAATAALSSGSADRAEDLLAAAHAAAIRSRGDTATEAAIFGPRVAALQRVDLAVRSGDPERALHLAGTVPDVEGGDVPAFWEAGHRLYLAAAAAELRRDRAALAWLAEAKDLASDWVRYQPLGKATMKRIVDRATRRRGPEFAELAAHYDVIA, from the coding sequence ATGACCGGAGACACACGGACCCCGTTCGCGGAGAACCTCGCCCGGTTCCGCAAAGGGCGGAACCTCTCCCAGGAACAACTGGCCGAAGCCGCCGGCGTCGGCATCGACACCGTGGCTCGGATCGAGCAGGGCATTCGCGCCACGTGCCGCCCGAAGACCCTGAGAAGCCTCGCAACCGCCCTCGGCGTCACGGTCGACGCGCTGCTCGGCGCCGCCCCGGAGCAGCACTCCCGCGACGTCGACGTCATGCCCCTCCGGAGGGCAATCACCGCCGACTCCCGGATCCCCGGCCTGGACGACTTCGCCGAGTCCCGCGAGGTTCTGCCCCTCTCGGAACTGACGACCAGCGCACACAGCACATGGCGCGCCTACGTCGACGGCCACCACGCCGAGCTTCTCCACGCACTGCCCGCCGTCCTCACCGACGCCCGCCGCATCGTCCGAGACGCCCACGACGAAGAGCGCGCAGGCGCACACCGCGTCCTGTCCACCGCCTACCGGCTCGGCGCTGGGATCGCCGGACGGCTCGGCCTCGATGACCTCGCCTTCACCGCGGCCACCCGCGCTCTCGACGCCGCCACCGAATCCGATGCCCCCGAAGTCGAAGCCGCGATCTCCCTGCGCTACCTCGCCTGGACCCTCGTCCGCCAAGGCCGCGCCGAAGAAGCCGAGCGCGTCGCCACTGAAGCTGCCGCGGTCATCGAACCGCGGATGCTCGACCGCGACCCCGTCCGCGCCGGCGTCTTCGGGAACCTGTTGTTCAACGCCGCCACGGCCGCGCTCTCCTCCGGAAGCGCGGACCGAGCCGAAGACCTCCTGGCGGCAGCACACGCGGCCGCCATCCGCTCACGCGGCGACACCGCGACGGAAGCCGCGATTTTCGGGCCCCGCGTGGCAGCGCTCCAGCGCGTGGATCTCGCTGTCCGCTCCGGAGACCCCGAGCGAGCTCTCCACCTGGCCGGCACGGTTCCCGACGTCGAGGGTGGCGACGTTCCTGCGTTTTGGGAGGCAGGCCACCGGCTGTACCTTGCGGCCGCCGCCGCGGAACTGCGCCGCGATCGCGCGGCCTTGGCGTGGCTCGCCGAAGCAAAAGACCTCGCCTCCGACTGGGTGCGTTACCAGCCACTCGGGAAAGCCACGATGAAGCGGATCGTCGATCGCGCCACGCGACGCCGCGGCCCGGAGTTTGCCGAGCTCGCCGCTCACTACGACGTT